From the Clupea harengus chromosome 15, Ch_v2.0.2, whole genome shotgun sequence genome, one window contains:
- the kcnf1a gene encoding potassium voltage-gated channel subfamily F member 1a: MWSFPRPRSGDCSGSETSKELEIVVNIGGLRQVLSGDVLSRYPDTRLAKLASQAAGNSEDLSELCDDYGGGEFYFDRDPDAFKCIMEVYYCGEIHMKRGICPACFMEEMEFWDVEPEFLDECCRSNLHDVEEELAEIAEKVQSLLEARERVRAVGIGAWKRFQARVWRVMEQPDSSVAARVIAVISFLLILVSSAALCAGTIPELQTRDAQGNPTEPPALVTVDTVCIVWFTLEYLLRFFAAPRKLRFLLSFMNVIDCLAILPYFLLLTLTQLGSALLELSDMQQAVQALRILRVARVLKLARHSSGLQTLTFALRSSCGELALLLMIMGIGVFLFSALGYTLEQSHPDTMFTSIPQAFWWAVITMTTVGYGDVYPKTTLGRCNAAVSFLCGVISIALPINPIINNFVLYYSKQRVLDTAARHEIQLMELRSQEAEAPSRSRRRTHVHKHTLSDTQIPLLEEPSLPTPSHTSP; encoded by the coding sequence ATGTGGTCGTTCCCGCGACCGCGCTCTGGTGATTGCAGCGGGTCTGAGACCAGCAAGGAGCTGGAAATTGTGGTGAACATTGGAGGCTTGAGGCAGGTGCTGAGCGGAGATGTTCTGAGTAGGTATCCGGACACACGGCTAGCCAAGTTGGCAAGCCAGGCGGCGGGAAACTCGGAGGATTTATCAGAACTGTGCGACGACTATGGTGGTGGTGAGTTCTACTTTGACAGAGACCCAGACGCGTTTAAATGTATAATGGAAGTTTACTATTGTGGTGAAATCCACATGAAGAGAGGTATATGCCCCGCGTGTTtcatggaggagatggagttCTGGGACGTGGAGCCAGAGTTTCTGGATGAATGTTGCCGTTCCAACCTGCATGACGTTGAAGAGGAATTGGCAGAGATCGCCGAGAAGGTACAGTCGCTGCTGGAGGCTCGCGAGAGGGTGCGAGCCGTGGGTATCGGCGCGTGGAAACGCTTCCAGGCGCGCGTGTGGCGCGTGATGGAACAGCCGGACTCGTCCGTGGCGGCGCGTGTTATCGCCgtcatctccttcctcctcatcctcgtctCCTCAGCAGCTCTGTGCGCGGGAACCATTCCCGAGCTTCAAACCCGCGACGCGCAGGGCAACCCAACGGAGCCGCCAGCCCTCGTTACAGTGGACACCGTTTGCATCGTGTGGTTCACGCTGGAATATCTCCTCCGGTTCTTCGCTGCTCCCCGGAAGCTCCGTTTCCTGCTCTCCTTCATGAACGTGATCGACTGCCTGGCCATCCTGCCCTACTTCCTGCTCCTCACGCTCACTCAGCTGGGCTCTGCGCTGCTGGAGCTGTCGGACATGCAGCAGGCGGTGCAGGCCCTGCGGATCCTGCGCGTGGCACGCGTGCTCAAGCTAGCGCGCCACTCCTCGGGCCTGCAGACGCTCACCTTTGCCCTGCGCAGCTCCTGCGGCGAGCTGGCGCTGTTGCTCATGATCATGGGCATAGGTGTCTTCCTGTTCTCGGCACTGGGCTACACGCTGGAGCAGAGCCACCCAGACACCATGTTCACCAGCATCCCGCAGGCCTTCTGGTGGGCagtcatcaccatgacgacggTGGGCTACGGCGACGTGTACCCTAAGACGACACTGGGGCGATGCAACGCGGCTGTCAGCTTCCTGTGTGGGGTCATCTCCATAGCGCTGCCCATCAATCCCATCATAAACAACTTTGTGTTGTACTACAGCAAGCAGCGGGTGCTGGACACGGCGGCGCGGCACGAGATTCAGCTGATGGAGCTGCGTTCACAGGAAGCCGAGGCACCCTCACGCTCTCGGAggcgcacacacgtgcacaaacacaccctcagcGACACACAGATACCCCTGCTGGAGGAGCCCTCGCTACCAACACCGTCACATACATCGCcctaa